A window of the Diabrotica undecimpunctata isolate CICGRU chromosome 1, icDiaUnde3, whole genome shotgun sequence genome harbors these coding sequences:
- the LOC140450727 gene encoding uncharacterized protein, translated as MSDITIKDLPALLSSKLGKKKIKDTKLSNLTAKGENFGSEMIKLDVTTVDENGKEETLHGVAKTLPKHEMMRQAFKVQVTYTNEMAFYDLILPTLQDFQRELGVKKVIDWFPECYATRKNLNASDIIDDNAVIVLENLQISGFQNIDRYIGFDLDTTKLVLRDLASFHAVPLALRLKKPEVFEKVIKPYCVPFEPMDGTSFLPVLQGIIEENKEIAHLASKITGWKKADLPVSDLFGTIMHTDMWTNNTMQKFENGRAVNNKLVDFQAYSYGSPATDVFFFLWSSLPQELLETNLDLLLNYYYEQFVNVLKEHKVDISPYTYDKFLQEIDKVGDSEFQHAYFFHNFVVYGKKNAEMGHPPPKIVVSHVLKMIPLKAKQKSYYMIQECVKRGWLK; from the exons ATGTCCGATATAACCATCAAAGACTTACCGGCTCTTCTAAGTTCCAAATTaggaaagaagaaaataaaagataCCAAATTGTCGAACTTAACAGCGAAGGGTGAGAATTTTGGAAGTGAAATGATCAAACTAGATGTTACAACAGTAGATGAAAACGGCAAAGAAGAGACTTTACATGGTGTTGCTAAAACTTTACCAAAACATGAGATGATGAGGCAAGCATTCAAAGTCCAGGTTACGTATACAAATGAAATGGCCTTTTACGATTTAATATTACCAACATTACAAGATTTTCAAAGAGAACTAGGAGTTAAGAAAGTAATTGACTGGTTTCCTGAATGCTATGCTACTAGGAAGAACTTAAATGCATCCGATATTATCGATGACAATGCTGTTATTGTTTTAGAAAATTTACAAATATCAG GTTTCCAAAATATCGACCGATATATAGGATTTGATTTAGACACAACAAAACTGGTGTTACGAGATCTAGCTAGTTTCCACGCCGTACCTTTAGCCCTCAGATTGAAAAAACCAGAAGTATTCGAGAAAGTGATCAAGCCGTACTGCGTACCTTTTGAGCCTATGGATGGAACTAGTTTCTTACCAGTTTTACAAGGAATCATcgaagaaaataaagaaatagcCCATCTGGCTTCAAAAATAACCGGATGGAAGAAAGCAGACTTGCCAGTTAGCGATTTGTTTGGCACCATTATGCACACAGATATGTGGACAAATAATACTATGCAAAAATTTGAGAATGGTAGGGCAGTTAACAACAAATTAGTGGACTTTCAAGCTTATTCCTACGGATCACCAGCAACCGATGTATTTTTCTTCTTGTGGTCTTCATTGCCTCAGGAACTCTTAGAGACAAACCTAGATTTACTCCTAAACTATTACTACGAACAATTTGTGAATGTACTTAAAGAACATAAAGTTGACATCAGTCCATACACATATGACAAATTTCTGCAAGAGATAGATAAAGTGGGAGATAGCGAATTTCAGCATGCGTATTTTTTccataattttgttgtctatggtaaaaaaaatgcagaaatgGGGCATCCTCCTCCAAAGATTGTAGTATCACACGTGCTTAAAATGATTCCACTTAAGGCCAAACAAAAATCGTATTATATGATTCAAGAATGTGTCAAAAGAGGATGgctgaaataa